The Methanococcoides methylutens MM1 genome has a window encoding:
- a CDS encoding cation:proton antiporter → MEVLFYILMILLLAKVFGELFERVGFPSILGELLAGVVLGAFLIHQGSEIITFLAEMGAIFLLFTAGYKEVHLRDLKESSRKASIASIAQIFVAFSAGFLLGMYFQFSTLASVFMGVAFSPTSIGVVVRTLIDMDYLSSKPGSMMLTSSIFDDIIGIFLLSIVVTMATYDQFPSAVQILFIMFKIVAFVGLMLIFRVWFFPKLFAYVHKMHIKESIFAFVIMVALFSAYLAELFGLHAVIGAFIGGVMISDISHAKIEHVQSKVTGVAYGIFVPIFFAYIGLSVNVATLQTVGLFSLAVVFLALVGKLVGGFAGGRLIGFDNYDSLIFGVGVMPRAGVELVLISIGKELGIIGDEIFSAIVLMVAVSIFVSPVLLKMVIQSKERTKSINT, encoded by the coding sequence ATGGAAGTTCTCTTCTATATACTGATGATCCTTCTCCTGGCAAAGGTCTTTGGTGAACTGTTTGAAAGAGTGGGTTTCCCTTCCATCCTGGGCGAATTGCTTGCAGGTGTAGTGCTGGGAGCATTCCTTATACATCAGGGATCAGAGATCATAACTTTCCTTGCTGAGATGGGAGCAATTTTCCTTTTGTTCACTGCCGGATATAAGGAAGTCCATCTTCGTGATCTAAAGGAATCTTCCAGGAAGGCATCAATAGCAAGTATAGCTCAGATCTTTGTGGCCTTTTCTGCTGGCTTCCTATTGGGTATGTATTTCCAGTTCAGTACCCTTGCAAGCGTTTTCATGGGGGTTGCATTCAGTCCTACCAGCATCGGGGTTGTTGTCAGGACACTGATAGATATGGATTACCTTTCAAGTAAACCAGGTTCCATGATGCTGACATCATCCATCTTCGATGACATCATCGGCATATTTCTTCTCTCGATCGTAGTTACCATGGCAACATATGACCAGTTCCCTTCAGCTGTGCAGATTTTGTTCATTATGTTCAAGATCGTTGCTTTTGTGGGATTAATGCTCATTTTCAGGGTCTGGTTTTTCCCGAAACTCTTTGCATATGTACATAAAATGCATATCAAGGAGTCCATATTTGCATTTGTGATAATGGTGGCCCTGTTCTCTGCCTACCTTGCAGAGCTCTTCGGACTGCATGCTGTGATCGGAGCTTTCATTGGAGGTGTCATGATCTCGGATATCTCCCATGCAAAGATCGAGCATGTGCAAAGTAAGGTCACAGGTGTTGCGTACGGTATCTTTGTACCGATATTCTTTGCTTACATAGGTCTCTCCGTGAATGTTGCCACTTTGCAAACAGTTGGCCTGTTCTCATTGGCAGTGGTCTTTCTGGCCCTTGTGGGCAAGCTGGTAGGAGGTTTTGCAGGAGGCCGACTTATCGGTTTTGATAATTATGACAGCCTGATATTCGGTGTGGGAGTTATGCCAAGGGCAGGAGTGGAGCTGGTGCTGATATCTATTGGAAAGGAGCTTGGTATCATAGGCGATGAGATATTTTCAGCCATTGTCCTGATGGTCGCAGTTTCTATTTTCGTATCACCTGTACTTTTGAAAATGGTAATACAGTCTAAAGAAAGAACAAAATCGATCAATACTTAA
- a CDS encoding HPP family protein, with protein MAEAGDEDCTQCGRSFSESCNERLIKQVMTEDLVTIHENDTLDIIMDIFSKHHFHTYPVVNDNYDLVGIIDQDIILRILLVQRTPRLDHTHHAAVVSQGEVAKHIMIHHPVSMSADEPLCEAADMMLKHRMDRVCVVDGNKLVGIICKPDILKEIYNLRGSE; from the coding sequence GTGGCAGAAGCCGGTGATGAAGATTGTACGCAATGTGGCCGATCATTTTCTGAAAGTTGCAATGAGAGATTGATAAAGCAGGTTATGACAGAGGACCTTGTAACCATCCATGAGAATGATACATTGGATATCATCATGGATATTTTCAGCAAACATCACTTTCACACCTATCCTGTGGTGAATGACAATTATGACCTTGTGGGTATAATTGACCAGGATATAATTCTGCGGATCCTCCTTGTGCAGAGAACCCCAAGACTGGACCATACCCATCATGCGGCAGTAGTATCCCAGGGAGAGGTCGCAAAGCACATTATGATACACCATCCGGTTTCCATGTCAGCTGATGAGCCCCTTTGTGAGGCAGCCGATATGATGCTCAAACACAGGATGGACCGTGTTTGTGTTGTTGATGGAAACAAACTTGTGGGTATAATATGCAAACCCGATATCCTCAAGGAGATATACAATTTAAGAGGGTCTGAGTAA
- a CDS encoding energy-coupling factor ABC transporter ATP-binding protein, whose protein sequence is MMILETKGLKYSYHDGTQAVKGVDVKIKKGKKIAFVGKNGSGKSTLFMLLNGTLKPTEGAVYFHGKPMEYDARSLREIRKSVGIVFQNSDDQIFAPTVYQDVGFGPTNLGYSKEEVEEKVNQTLEYIGITEFKDKPPHHLSGGQKKRVAIAGVCSMDPEVMILDEPLANLDPVGADEILDLLNELNHNGTTMIISTHDVELAYSWADYVYFMTEGNIIGEGVPEEVFKDADLLRKAYLRQPRTLEIYSELERRNLAIRNRFPTSVPELVNSFKPPELMWIEVSPDVKEGDVVNLGVMHGEYAINSPYEAVNAKVLHIHPEGHAIAEMTRHGIKSGGIVIYDTDMYDETSFRKVVAEEDIDNIGAMGKKSKTLAENNLIDLQITSGVIDKSILMALCGKRCLILTSGGMVEHAVKRIDEYAESSGIAIQLSLANTERDKLDL, encoded by the coding sequence ATTATGATACTGGAAACAAAAGGCTTGAAATATTCCTACCATGATGGGACCCAGGCCGTAAAAGGCGTTGACGTAAAAATAAAAAAGGGCAAGAAGATCGCTTTTGTCGGAAAGAATGGTTCCGGCAAATCCACTCTTTTCATGCTATTGAACGGTACCCTCAAACCCACAGAGGGGGCTGTATATTTCCACGGTAAACCCATGGAGTACGATGCAAGATCCCTGCGTGAGATAAGAAAAAGTGTGGGCATCGTCTTCCAGAACTCAGATGACCAGATATTTGCTCCTACGGTATATCAGGATGTGGGCTTTGGTCCTACGAACCTTGGTTATTCGAAAGAGGAAGTTGAGGAAAAGGTCAATCAAACTCTCGAATATATCGGCATAACCGAATTCAAGGACAAGCCTCCTCATCATTTGAGTGGTGGGCAGAAGAAGAGGGTCGCCATTGCAGGTGTCTGCTCAATGGATCCCGAGGTCATGATCCTTGATGAACCGCTGGCGAATCTGGATCCTGTAGGTGCAGACGAGATCCTTGATCTTCTGAATGAGTTGAACCACAATGGTACCACCATGATAATTTCCACTCATGATGTGGAGCTTGCCTATAGTTGGGCAGACTATGTATATTTCATGACAGAGGGTAACATCATAGGTGAAGGCGTACCTGAAGAGGTTTTCAAAGATGCAGATCTTCTAAGGAAAGCATATCTGAGACAGCCTCGCACACTTGAGATATACAGTGAACTTGAAAGAAGGAACCTTGCAATTCGCAACAGGTTCCCCACAAGTGTTCCTGAACTGGTAAATTCCTTTAAGCCACCTGAGCTTATGTGGATAGAAGTATCTCCTGATGTAAAGGAAGGGGATGTAGTAAATCTCGGTGTCATGCACGGAGAGTATGCCATCAACAGTCCTTATGAGGCTGTTAATGCAAAGGTCCTGCATATTCATCCGGAAGGGCATGCCATTGCAGAAATGACGAGGCATGGTATAAAGTCAGGAGGAATTGTCATTTATGACACTGACATGTATGACGAGACATCTTTCCGTAAGGTCGTCGCTGAAGAGGACATCGATAATATCGGTGCAATGGGTAAGAAGAGCAAGACGCTTGCCGAAAATAACCTCATTGATCTCCAGATCACTTCCGGTGTTATTGATAAATCAATATTGATGGCTCTTTGTGGGAAGAGGTGCCTGATACTGACCTCTGGCGGCATGGTGGAACATGCTGTAAAACGAATTGATGAATACGCTGAGAGCAGTGGAATAGCTATTCAATTGTCTCTTGCAAATACTGAAAGGGATAAACTGGACCTTTAA
- the cbiQ gene encoding cobalt ECF transporter T component CbiQ, whose translation MTNILDDYALVSPLRYRNNWLKLAIVTFGLLMGVSSQSFILPFTVAFCMSFATVHFAKIPVGFYLKLLSAPAVFVILSVVIIAFFFGSGTELFGFDVLGYRLGVNTGGLDMALLVFSRTLSGMSCLFFLALTTPMVELFAVLKATKLPDSFIELSMMMYRYIFVFLEVAWGIKYAQTVRLGYKDWRTGLNSLAMLATTLFIRSWEQGEKIFISMSARCYDGRILFFEEKRPVRATELILTGTYFSVILALWYLTNDISIF comes from the coding sequence ATGACAAACATTCTTGATGATTATGCCCTGGTAAGCCCGTTAAGGTACCGAAACAACTGGCTAAAACTCGCGATTGTTACTTTTGGCCTTTTAATGGGAGTATCTTCACAATCATTCATACTACCCTTTACTGTAGCTTTTTGCATGAGTTTCGCAACGGTTCATTTTGCGAAGATCCCTGTCGGTTTTTACCTGAAGCTACTGTCTGCTCCGGCTGTGTTTGTTATCTTAAGTGTTGTTATCATAGCATTCTTCTTTGGTTCGGGAACTGAACTTTTCGGATTTGATGTCCTTGGTTACCGACTTGGTGTGAACACCGGTGGCCTTGATATGGCATTGCTGGTATTTTCAAGGACACTCAGTGGTATGTCATGCCTGTTCTTCCTCGCTTTGACCACACCCATGGTAGAACTTTTCGCAGTCCTGAAAGCTACAAAGCTGCCTGATTCCTTTATTGAGCTTTCCATGATGATGTATCGCTACATCTTTGTTTTCCTTGAGGTCGCATGGGGGATCAAGTATGCACAGACAGTAAGGCTTGGATATAAGGACTGGAGAACCGGCTTGAATTCACTTGCCATGCTGGCAACAACCCTTTTCATAAGGTCATGGGAGCAGGGAGAGAAGATCTTTATTTCCATGAGTGCACGTTGCTATGACGGAAGGATACTCTTCTTTGAGGAAAAAAGGCCCGTCAGGGCAACTGAACTTATACTTACAGGTACCTATTTTTCCGTTATTCTGGCGCTATGGTACCTGACTAATGATATTTCTATATTCTAA
- a CDS encoding energy-coupling factor ABC transporter substrate-binding protein, which produces MKGEAIFAVIAILFIASFFYGMAANPDSEFGGADGQAEDVIAEITDGEYEEWTSDSWVNSVKFEPPGGETESLLFALQAAIGALVLGYFFGYYKGKGQSE; this is translated from the coding sequence GTGAAAGGTGAAGCAATATTTGCAGTGATCGCTATACTTTTCATAGCATCATTCTTCTATGGAATGGCAGCAAACCCGGACTCCGAGTTTGGTGGCGCTGACGGTCAGGCAGAAGATGTCATCGCTGAGATCACAGACGGTGAATATGAAGAATGGACCTCTGATTCATGGGTCAACTCCGTAAAGTTCGAGCCTCCTGGAGGAGAGACTGAGAGTCTTCTCTTTGCACTTCAGGCAGCTATCGGCGCACTAGTCCTTGGTTACTTCTTCGGATATTACAAAGGCAAGGGACAGTCTGAATAA
- a CDS encoding energy-coupling factor ABC transporter permease: MHIFEGFLPSPWWQLWFVFSIPVIFFGMYRLNKLVSEKRELLPLLAVAGAFIFVLSSLKLPSVTGSSSHPTGTGMAAILFGPAIAAVLSTIVLLYQSIFLAHGGLTTLGANVASMGIIGPVAAYVIYKAGMKANINFYVVVFLAATFADWITYVVTSLQLALAFPAEVGGFVASLKAFMVVFATTQVPLAIMEGALTALIFKYVIQVKSDALVELNVITESVLNKIKGVGQ; this comes from the coding sequence ATGCATATATTTGAAGGGTTTTTACCATCACCATGGTGGCAACTGTGGTTTGTTTTCTCTATACCGGTTATTTTCTTCGGTATGTACAGGCTGAACAAGCTTGTATCTGAAAAGCGCGAACTATTGCCTTTACTGGCAGTAGCAGGAGCATTCATCTTTGTACTTTCATCTTTGAAATTACCATCCGTTACGGGTAGTTCTTCACACCCAACAGGAACAGGAATGGCAGCAATTCTCTTCGGTCCTGCAATTGCAGCAGTCCTGAGTACAATTGTACTTCTTTACCAGTCCATCTTCCTGGCACACGGCGGTCTTACAACACTCGGTGCAAATGTTGCATCAATGGGTATCATTGGTCCGGTTGCAGCATACGTTATCTACAAGGCAGGAATGAAAGCTAACATCAACTTCTATGTTGTCGTTTTCCTCGCTGCTACATTCGCAGACTGGATCACTTATGTTGTAACTTCTCTTCAGCTTGCTTTGGCTTTCCCGGCGGAGGTCGGTGGATTTGTAGCGTCACTCAAGGCGTTCATGGTTGTGTTCGCAACAACCCAGGTTCCTCTGGCTATCATGGAAGGTGCACTTACAGCTCTTATCTTCAAGTACGTTATACAGGTAAAGAGCGATGCACTTGTAGAGCTCAATGTTATTACAGAATCAGTCCTCAATAAGATCAAGGGGGTCGGCCAGTGA
- a CDS encoding cobalt-precorrin-7 (C(5))-methyltransferase: MIIAGVGVGPNMLTLEAIEAIRNASVVYGSKRSLELAEPYIECEAKVIKNYKALHELPDDAVVLSTGDPMFSGLGKFAGEGDRIIPGISSIQVACSRLGVSMSNIAAITAHGRDPAPAKKAFIQEIELGKDIFMLPADTFGVAEVAEVLKEMGIEAGLYVCENFGYPEERIAGGTVDEPPKAESVLHCVVVVRQ; the protein is encoded by the coding sequence ATGATAATCGCAGGGGTCGGTGTCGGGCCGAACATGTTGACACTGGAAGCCATCGAAGCAATACGCAATGCATCGGTGGTCTATGGTTCAAAGCGCTCCCTCGAGCTTGCAGAACCTTACATTGAGTGTGAGGCAAAGGTCATCAAGAACTACAAGGCCCTGCACGAACTGCCTGATGATGCGGTGGTACTTTCCACAGGTGACCCAATGTTCTCCGGGCTTGGCAAGTTCGCCGGTGAGGGTGACAGGATCATCCCGGGCATTTCTTCAATTCAGGTGGCATGTTCCCGTCTGGGTGTCAGCATGTCGAACATAGCCGCAATAACAGCGCATGGACGTGACCCTGCACCTGCAAAGAAAGCATTCATCCAGGAGATAGAACTTGGGAAGGATATCTTCATGCTCCCTGCTGACACTTTTGGTGTTGCTGAGGTTGCTGAGGTCCTAAAGGAAATGGGTATCGAAGCCGGACTTTACGTTTGCGAGAACTTTGGCTATCCTGAAGAGCGTATTGCAGGTGGAACGGTGGATGAACCACCAAAAGCGGAATCAGTTCTTCATTGTGTTGTAGTTGTAAGGCAGTAA
- a CDS encoding cobalt-precorrin-5B (C(1))-methyltransferase: protein MIDPVNKSKIPEEWINKSTVPRDELLEGIKSGMLVVLSDGSVLKRGYTTGTTATVAAKAAVLSLKKDVDRVSVPTPVGLRAVMDVRAKDGHAVAIKLKNDHESDITRGLEFEAKAVESDKINITAGEGIGIVTRGGLQSKKGYPAINPKPMQQIKDAVAEAVEEIGIKGVDVELSLPRGAEIAKQTLNSRIGVEGGISILGTTGFVEPWNDHLGEMKSDLVRDASKVVLTTGRIGIRYSTMLFPDYTVVLAGSRISEFLDSTTGEVAICGLPGLILKWGDPEMLKDSGYATVSEMIEVEPEGEHIKRAFAKTVEKGKGARIVVVDRDGTVLMDSEEQK from the coding sequence ATTATCGATCCTGTTAATAAATCAAAGATCCCGGAAGAGTGGATCAATAAATCAACAGTCCCCCGCGATGAGCTTTTGGAAGGCATAAAAAGTGGGATGCTGGTGGTTCTTAGTGATGGTTCAGTCCTCAAGCGAGGCTATACCACAGGAACCACTGCTACAGTTGCAGCCAAGGCAGCAGTCCTTTCATTGAAGAAAGATGTGGACAGGGTTTCAGTGCCCACACCTGTAGGGCTTCGCGCTGTCATGGATGTCAGGGCAAAGGACGGTCATGCTGTTGCTATTAAACTGAAAAACGACCATGAGTCTGATATCACCCGTGGCCTTGAGTTCGAGGCAAAGGCGGTTGAGTCTGACAAGATCAATATCACTGCCGGAGAGGGTATAGGTATCGTTACAAGAGGCGGCCTGCAGTCCAAGAAGGGCTATCCTGCAATCAACCCGAAGCCAATGCAGCAGATTAAGGATGCTGTGGCAGAGGCCGTGGAAGAGATCGGAATCAAAGGTGTTGATGTGGAGCTATCCCTGCCCAGAGGGGCTGAGATTGCAAAGCAGACCCTGAACAGTCGTATCGGTGTTGAGGGCGGCATCTCAATTCTCGGAACAACAGGGTTTGTTGAGCCCTGGAACGATCACCTTGGTGAAATGAAGAGCGATCTCGTACGCGATGCTTCAAAGGTCGTCCTGACCACCGGTCGTATCGGTATCCGCTATTCTACCATGCTTTTCCCTGATTATACGGTTGTTCTTGCTGGAAGCCGTATCTCCGAGTTCCTGGATTCCACAACCGGAGAGGTAGCTATTTGTGGGCTGCCGGGATTGATCCTGAAATGGGGAGATCCTGAAATGCTCAAGGACAGCGGTTATGCAACTGTTTCAGAGATGATCGAGGTGGAACCTGAAGGCGAGCACATCAAACGCGCATTTGCCAAAACAGTGGAGAAAGGCAAAGGTGCACGCATTGTGGTGGTTGACAGGGACGGAACTGTTCTCATGGACAGCGAGGAACAGAAATGA
- the mutL gene encoding DNA mismatch repair endonuclease MutL — protein sequence MSEVSGNRIRVLDEATINKIAAGEVVERPASVVKELLDNSIDAHATEIRVEVKGAGTELITVTDNGKGMSREDSTLAFTKHATSKIGHIDDLEKVLTLGFRGEALSSIAAVAKVYLTTREKDNISGTKVVVSGGAIENVLEVGAAPGTTIAVESLFYNTPARKKYLKSMRTELAHITDVVTRHSFGHPEISFTLISDGKVLVRSPTSGEIFDSIVYLLGSESAKKLIPVEFESDIVKINGYISKPELSRSGTDQQYFFINGRGVASKSISNAVRLGYYNLIPKGRFPVAVLDLELDLTEVDVNVHPAKRYVRMSHEREVCDAVTLAVENALKVEQLVPEVNLPEKKLAQTVLVEQVEENREEVPEEIHESGSVESPQEEIPVVGKKTLPLVKEDEETYHYTARDTEKRLKRSERTLAKAPKKPERTSTGLDRARIVGQVNELYIIVELDDGLVIVDQHAAHERVMYEQICDTNSSGWQELITPVTLDLTSKEKVLLEEYIPYLEEMGFGISEFGPNSYVVTTVPALLGKMESTELVHDIIIDLLSTGRVKNDTGMFDNLCKTMACRAAIKAGAGCSMGQMESLLKQLDMADNPYTCPHGRPTMISFTRSELDKLFKRTG from the coding sequence ATGTCAGAAGTGAGCGGCAACAGGATCCGTGTGCTGGATGAGGCTACCATCAACAAGATAGCCGCAGGCGAGGTAGTAGAGCGCCCGGCATCGGTTGTGAAAGAGCTTCTGGATAATTCCATTGACGCGCATGCTACCGAAATTCGAGTGGAAGTGAAGGGGGCAGGAACGGAACTTATCACAGTTACCGACAACGGGAAAGGAATGTCCAGGGAAGACTCCACCCTTGCATTCACAAAACACGCCACCAGCAAGATAGGTCATATCGACGACCTCGAAAAAGTGCTTACCCTGGGTTTCAGGGGAGAGGCTCTCTCTTCCATTGCAGCGGTTGCAAAGGTCTACCTGACCACCCGGGAAAAGGACAACATCTCCGGAACGAAGGTGGTTGTCAGCGGCGGTGCCATCGAGAACGTGCTGGAGGTCGGTGCTGCTCCGGGAACCACCATCGCAGTGGAGTCACTGTTCTATAATACACCTGCCAGGAAGAAGTACCTGAAAAGCATGCGCACCGAGCTTGCACATATCACTGATGTCGTTACAAGGCATTCTTTTGGTCATCCTGAGATCTCATTTACACTAATAAGCGATGGCAAGGTACTGGTACGCTCACCAACTTCGGGTGAGATATTCGACAGCATAGTCTACCTGCTTGGAAGTGAATCCGCAAAGAAGCTCATACCTGTGGAGTTCGAGTCGGACATCGTGAAAATAAACGGTTATATCTCAAAACCGGAGCTGAGCCGAAGCGGGACGGACCAGCAATACTTTTTCATAAACGGCCGCGGAGTGGCCTCAAAGAGTATCAGCAATGCGGTGAGACTTGGTTATTACAACCTGATCCCCAAGGGGCGGTTCCCGGTGGCTGTCCTTGACCTGGAACTGGACCTTACCGAGGTAGATGTCAATGTCCATCCTGCCAAAAGGTATGTGAGGATGAGCCATGAGCGTGAGGTCTGTGATGCGGTCACCCTTGCTGTGGAAAACGCGTTGAAGGTAGAGCAGCTTGTGCCTGAGGTAAACCTGCCGGAAAAGAAGCTGGCACAGACCGTTCTTGTGGAGCAGGTCGAAGAGAACAGGGAAGAAGTTCCTGAAGAGATCCACGAAAGTGGTTCTGTTGAGTCTCCTCAGGAAGAGATTCCTGTTGTCGGGAAAAAGACCCTGCCTCTGGTAAAGGAAGACGAAGAGACCTATCATTACACTGCAAGGGATACGGAAAAGCGACTGAAGCGTTCTGAAAGGACACTGGCAAAGGCGCCTAAGAAACCTGAAAGGACATCTACAGGTCTTGACAGAGCAAGGATCGTGGGCCAGGTCAATGAGCTCTATATTATAGTGGAGCTGGACGATGGGCTTGTCATAGTCGATCAGCATGCTGCTCATGAGCGGGTCATGTACGAACAGATCTGTGACACAAACAGTTCCGGCTGGCAGGAACTGATCACACCTGTTACGCTTGATCTTACCTCCAAAGAGAAGGTTCTGCTTGAGGAGTATATACCTTACCTTGAGGAAATGGGATTTGGAATCTCAGAATTCGGTCCGAACAGTTATGTGGTTACCACTGTTCCTGCACTTCTCGGGAAGATGGAGAGCACCGAGTTGGTACATGATATAATAATAGACCTGCTTTCAACAGGCAGGGTAAAGAATGATACAGGAATGTTCGATAACCTCTGCAAGACAATGGCATGCCGTGCAGCGATAAAAGCGGGTGCAGGGTGTAGCATGGGGCAGATGGAAAGTCTCCTGAAGCAATTGGATATGGCGGATAATCCGTACACCTGTCCGCATGGCCGTCCGACGATGATATCCTTTACCAGATCGGAACTTGACAAGCTGTTCAAGAGGACGGGATAA